Proteins encoded by one window of Burkholderia plantarii:
- a CDS encoding sigma-54-dependent Fis family transcriptional regulator: protein MPYAVARNRHAERVFGTLDGRLPAPADSNRLTSSWRRSLEDYRLDPGSSIGPRVLTASELREVREREDAFLRASGECLTRLHEMVRVADYCVMLTDAHGVTIDYRIDRERRAAFRQAGLHIGSCWSEREEGTCGVASVLTDLAPITVHKSDHFRAAFTTLTCSAAPIFAPGGELIGVLDASAVMSPDRHDSQRLVYQLVRQSAVLIEDGYFLNRTASHWVLFGHAGRDYVEARPDWLIAFDECGNIVAANRHAREALPELNAPRHLDEVFDMQGLPLRDAGRVEAITGLRVRATGALLHARVRAPLRRAARDSGGGSINGIGDSARRAGAARRLGALAPYLTSRDARVARQAELAARLAGKRLPILVLGETGAGKEVFARALHDAGPRRNRPFVAVNCGALPEALIESELFGHVAGAFTGARRHGARGRIAQADGGTLFLDEIGDMPLALQTRLLRVLADGEVMPLGGDAPVRVDFDLICATHRDLAGLVARQAFREDLYYRLGGAQFTLPPLRERADLDDLIRAVFAEEAQATGHVLTLDPALADALGRFAWPGNLRQLRHALRYACAVCDGTRVEPRHLPADLAAALAAPADDAGRGADDERARVVAALSAHRWRPEAAAAALGISRATLYRRIARLGIVPPHRR from the coding sequence ATGCCTTACGCCGTTGCCCGGAACCGTCATGCCGAACGCGTGTTCGGCACGCTCGACGGCCGCCTGCCCGCGCCCGCCGATTCGAACCGGCTCACCTCGTCGTGGCGCCGCTCGCTCGAGGATTACCGGCTCGATCCCGGCTCGTCGATCGGGCCACGCGTGTTGACCGCGAGCGAACTGCGCGAGGTGCGCGAACGCGAGGACGCGTTCCTGCGCGCCTCCGGCGAATGCCTGACGCGCCTGCACGAGATGGTCCGCGTGGCCGACTACTGCGTGATGCTGACCGACGCGCACGGCGTGACGATCGACTACCGGATCGACCGCGAGCGGCGTGCCGCTTTCCGCCAGGCCGGGCTGCACATCGGCTCGTGCTGGTCCGAACGCGAGGAAGGCACCTGCGGCGTGGCCAGCGTGCTGACCGACCTCGCGCCGATCACGGTCCACAAGAGCGACCACTTCCGCGCGGCGTTCACGACGCTGACCTGCAGCGCGGCGCCGATCTTCGCGCCGGGCGGCGAACTGATCGGCGTGCTCGACGCCTCGGCCGTGATGTCGCCGGACCGGCACGACAGCCAGCGGCTCGTCTACCAACTCGTCCGACAAAGCGCGGTGCTGATCGAGGACGGCTATTTCCTGAACCGGACGGCCTCGCACTGGGTGCTGTTCGGCCATGCCGGGCGCGACTACGTGGAAGCGCGGCCCGACTGGCTGATCGCGTTCGACGAGTGCGGCAACATCGTGGCCGCGAACCGCCACGCGCGGGAAGCGCTGCCGGAGCTGAACGCGCCGCGCCACCTCGACGAGGTGTTCGACATGCAGGGGCTGCCGCTGCGCGACGCGGGGCGCGTCGAGGCCATCACCGGCCTGCGCGTGCGTGCAACGGGCGCGCTGCTGCATGCACGCGTGCGGGCGCCGCTGCGCCGCGCCGCGCGCGACTCCGGTGGTGGCAGCATCAACGGCATCGGCGACTCCGCACGCCGGGCCGGCGCTGCGCGGCGTCTGGGCGCGCTCGCGCCCTATCTGACGAGCCGCGACGCGCGCGTGGCGCGCCAGGCCGAACTGGCCGCGCGGCTGGCCGGCAAGCGGCTGCCGATCCTCGTGCTTGGCGAGACCGGCGCGGGCAAGGAGGTGTTCGCGCGGGCGCTGCACGACGCCGGGCCGCGCCGCAACCGCCCGTTCGTCGCCGTCAATTGCGGCGCGCTGCCCGAGGCGCTGATCGAGAGCGAGCTGTTCGGTCATGTCGCCGGCGCGTTCACCGGCGCCCGGCGGCACGGCGCGCGCGGCCGGATCGCGCAGGCCGACGGCGGCACGCTGTTCCTCGACGAGATCGGCGACATGCCGCTCGCGCTGCAGACGCGCCTGCTGCGCGTGCTGGCCGACGGCGAGGTGATGCCGCTCGGCGGCGACGCGCCGGTACGCGTCGATTTCGACCTGATCTGCGCGACCCATCGCGATCTCGCCGGGTTGGTCGCGCGGCAGGCGTTTCGCGAGGATCTGTACTACCGGCTCGGCGGCGCGCAGTTCACGCTGCCGCCGCTGCGCGAACGCGCGGATCTGGACGACCTGATCCGCGCCGTGTTCGCCGAGGAGGCGCAGGCCACGGGCCACGTGCTGACGCTCGATCCGGCGCTGGCCGACGCGCTCGGCCGTTTCGCCTGGCCCGGCAACCTGAGGCAGCTGCGGCACGCGCTGCGCTATGCCTGCGCCGTCTGCGACGGCACGCGCGTCGAGCCGCGCCATCTGCCGGCCGATCTCGCCGCCGCGCTGGCGGCGCCGGCCGACGACGCGGGCCGGGGCGCGGACGACGAGCGCGCGCGTGTCGTCGCCGCGCTGAGCGCGCACCGCTGGCGCCCGGAGGCGGCGGCCGCGGCGCTCGGCATCTCGCGCGCGACGCTGTATCGACGGATCGCCCGGCTCGGAATCGTGCCGCCGCACCGCCGCTGA
- a CDS encoding ComEA family DNA-binding protein encodes MLKTLLMLFVALSMSLTATFAAAVEVNTADQAALESVKGLGPVKSKAIVDERTKNGPFKSADDLANRVKGLGQKSVTNLEAAGLTIGGSTAPPTGAKAAPTAGTRSTGTQAGTSTGTPAPAPGAATPAAPTAPTTAAPAPASAADTATKPARSKRAKKQDKATAAAGASAASTPAATASVPAAGSAPKAKGSRKSKKNQAASAATGTSGT; translated from the coding sequence ATGCTGAAGACGTTGCTGATGCTGTTCGTCGCGCTGTCGATGTCGCTCACGGCGACGTTCGCGGCCGCCGTGGAGGTCAACACCGCCGATCAGGCGGCGCTCGAATCGGTAAAGGGCCTGGGACCGGTGAAATCGAAGGCGATCGTCGACGAGCGGACGAAAAACGGCCCGTTCAAGAGCGCGGACGATCTCGCGAACCGCGTGAAGGGGCTCGGCCAGAAATCGGTCACGAACCTCGAGGCGGCGGGCCTGACGATCGGCGGCTCGACGGCACCGCCGACCGGCGCGAAGGCGGCCCCGACGGCCGGCACGCGCTCGACCGGGACGCAGGCCGGCACCAGCACCGGCACGCCGGCGCCGGCTCCGGGCGCGGCAACGCCGGCAGCACCGACGGCGCCGACCACCGCCGCGCCGGCCCCGGCATCGGCCGCCGACACGGCCACCAAACCGGCCCGCAGCAAGCGCGCGAAGAAGCAGGACAAGGCTACCGCCGCCGCCGGCGCGTCGGCAGCCTCGACGCCTGCCGCCACGGCAAGCGTGCCGGCTGCGGGTTCGGCACCGAAGGCGAAGGGTTCGAGGAAATCGAAGAAGAATCAGGCCGCATCGGCCGCGACGGGAACCTCGGGCACCTGA
- a CDS encoding YidB family protein, translating to MGLLDIVGGVLGGENGGNQNALLAVALEFINNQPGGLNGLIEKFRQGGAGEIIGSWVGNGENQPISPDTLQNVLGSDAVAAIASKVGLDPAQASSILAQVLPHAVNHATPNGEVPAGGQVDTSNLLGTLSQLTGLFGKSA from the coding sequence ATGGGTCTGCTCGACATCGTGGGTGGCGTGCTTGGCGGCGAAAACGGCGGCAACCAGAACGCCCTGCTCGCCGTGGCGCTCGAATTCATCAACAACCAGCCCGGCGGCCTGAACGGCCTGATCGAAAAATTCCGCCAGGGCGGCGCGGGCGAGATCATCGGCTCGTGGGTGGGCAACGGCGAGAACCAGCCAATCTCGCCCGACACGCTGCAGAACGTGCTCGGCTCCGACGCGGTCGCGGCGATCGCGAGCAAGGTCGGCCTCGATCCGGCACAGGCCTCGAGCATCCTCGCGCAGGTGCTGCCGCACGCGGTGAACCACGCCACGCCGAACGGCGAGGTGCCGGCCGGCGGCCAGGTCGACACGTCGAACCTGCTCGGCACGCTGTCGCAGCTGACCGGGCTGTTCGGCAAGTCGGCGTAA